GCTGAGCTGTGATTGGATAAGAAGGATGCATTAATATCTGGAACGCCGTGAGGAGAAGTCTGAGTTGAGTGAAGTCCTTGTGTGTCGGTTCCCCTCGATGTGCCTTTTTACACGACTAATAAATCACTTTTCCATGCCGCTGTGTCGTCGCTCCACTTTTGTTAAGCCGGTTACCGTGGAGAGAGTCGGGTTTTAACCTTCTACAGTTCACCTCGTAAACACAGCGACGGCGTGGGCCGACTGCAGGTGTTTTAAAAATGAACTAGAATCTACTGTatgatcatcatcaccaccacttCCTGGCTTCAGACTAGATGTCGACTTAATTCTGTGATTTCTGCtcgttttaatatataataataacccaACAGAGAAACTGGTGGTTCCATGTAGATATTGTGAGAGAAAATACATCTTCCATAACTGATGTTTTATTCTGGTGTAGAACCAGTGGTAGATATTTTAGTCATTctgacatataataataatagtaatgctttttatttataaagcaaaAATAATCTGAGTGTTAATGTCGGGCTTTCCACAATACCAAATATTCCAGTATCTTTAATATGGAGTCGTGCTTTatgaaaaaagctttttttcatGATGAAtgcctttttacatttttttattaatgcctAAATTCAGAAAACATGTATTAGAGTAGTGCTTTTAGAACCTGAATATGTAACGTTACATTACTATTAGTGTAATGACTGAACATGTGATTCCTCCAAAGATGTAAATGAACATTaagaaaaaataatgtaaatccAGATTTAAAAAGAGTTTAATGACCTCTTAATGATGAATTATTAGATTAAagttgtgttattgttttgttcatTCCCACGtgtctatgtttgtgttttaatgcaGTGGCCACAGTCGATACTTTATCTAATTTGCAAAGATAAGCGCCCTCTCGTGGTCGTTCCCTCTAACTGCAACGGAATCTACCACGTGATCTCAGAGCACGTGAAGGCGACGTGCTGTGACGTCATCACGTACGGCCGTTGCCCCGGACACGGTGTGAACGCACTTGTCCCGGTGTTCGTCAACTTTAAAGGAAAGTCCAAATATAACTAACTGTGAGTACAACTTGGAGTATTACTTTAAACTTgttggggagttgttcctgatccgatgtgaggtcaaaggtcagggatgttgtaatCTGATGCTGGGCTATACTagctaaataaactgaattgaatagtttATTTTAACCGAGTTAAAAGTTGAGTTATAACGTTGTCTTCTCTTTTCAAACTCGTATTATTAACAATAAAGAGAACATGTTAGTTACATATTAAAGGGGAATATCAAGTGAAATCACCTAAATCTACTTAAAGTATCCGATACACACGCGGCCGTTAGCTAGCTGTCGCACCCCgtgactcactctcaaccaatcagaatgcttgattgcATCTCCCCGTATTTTAATTTGATATGTCTTATTAATATTTccttaaatgtatatgtatttatatatatatatatacatattatttacatatatgtatgtatatggacatatataaaatgcatatcaatttgtgaaaatatgaataatatattaaCAAGACATATCGTCGTTTATGTAAAACCTCACATTTAGTCCCAAGAGATGGAgtcagaaagagaggagacgctaaaggaggaggaggaggaggaggagagggtcagCGGAGGAGAGCCGACGAAGGAGGAAGACAATGAGCCGCTCCATGGTTCAGCTGCTCGTGAGCTTCTGTgagtaaatatacacacacacacacacacacacacacatacacccacatacagtcacaaacacacactctctcacacacacacacactgtcacacacactcacacacacatgttttcatTTGGAGTAATTATAGAACAATGGTTTCGGTTGAGTTGTATGTCCATGGTCCTGCTCCTGGAGTCCGTGGTTGTGTTGACCTCGCCGTTGACCTCACCGTTGACCTCGCCGTTGACCTCACTGTTGACCTCACCGTTGACCTCACCGATGACCTCGCCGTTGACCTCGCCGTTGACCTCACCGATGACCTCGCCGTTGACCTCACCGATGACCTCACCGATGACCTCGCCGATGACCTCGCCGTTGACCTCACCGATGACCTCTCCGTTGACCTCACCGTTGACCTCACCGTTGACCTCGCCGATGACCTCGCCGTTGACCTCGCCGATGACCTCACCGATGACCTCTCCGATGACCTCACCGTTGACCTCACCGATGACCTCGCCGTTGACCTCACCGATGACCTCTCCGATGACCTCACCGTTGACCTCTCCGATGACCTCGCCGATGACCTCGCCGTTGACCTCACCGATGACCTCACCGATGACCTCACCGTTGACCTCACCGATGACCTCGCCATTGACCTCACCGATGACCTCGCCGATGACCTCGCCGATGACCTCACCGTTGACCTCACCGATGACCTCGCCGTTGACCTCACCGATGACCTCGCCGATGACCTCACCGTTGACCTCACCGTTGACCTCGCCGTTGACCTCTCCGATGACCTCTCCGATGACCTCACCGATGACCTCGCCGTTGACCTCACCGATGACCTCACCGATGACCTCGCCGATGACCTCGCCATTGACCTCGCCGATGACCTCACCGTTGACCTCGCCGTTGACCTCTCCGATGACCTCGCCGTTGACCTCACGTGTCTCATGTGCTGCTGCAGCctgaagctggagcaggaggcCCCCGAGTCCCACCGGCTGAACTCCCACAACGAGAGCCGGCTGCTGGCCGTGGCCGCCAGCTTCCAGCGCCAGTTCTCTCAGCTGCACCCCGCCCGCAAGCCGCTGCTGCTGAGCCCCCTCAACGAGTGTGGCGTTCAGGTGACGCGGGACAATCGCGTGACCTCTTGCTTtgctttttaaatggttatctCCGAGAAACAGATTattaaaatgtgaatttacACGGGACTGAAATATGGGCCTGAAGGAGGTGCACTTCAGCCTCGTGTGGACAAACGGagaattacaacaacaaacggGCAGGCAGATGAGACGGCTTGGCCTGCTGCTCctctgtgtttctactgtggaACTCGTCTGTTTCTACTGTAGAACTTGTGTGTTTCTACTGTGGAACTCGTCTGTTTCTACTGTAGAACTTGTGTGTTTCTACTGTGGAACTCGTGTGTTTCTACTGTGGAACTCGTGTGTTTCTACTGTAGAACTCGTCTGTTTCTACTGTGGAACTCGTCTGTTTCTACTGTGGAACTCGTGTGTTTCTACTGTGGAACTCGTGTGTTTCTACTGTAGAACTCGTGTGTTTCTACTGTGGAACTTGTGTGTTTCTACTGTAGAACTCGTGTGTTTCTACTGTAGAACTTGTGTGTTTCTACTGTGGAACTCGTCTGTTTCTACTGTAGAACTCGTGTGTTTCTACTGTGGAACTCGTCTGTTTCTACTGTGGAACTCGTGTGTTTCTACTGTAGAACGCGTGTGTTTCTACTGTGGAACTCGTGTGTTTCTACTGTAGAACTCGTGTGTTTCTACTGTGGAACTCGTGTGTTTCTACTGTGGAACTCGTGTGTTTCTACTGTGGAACGCGTGTGTTTCTACTGTGGAACGCGTGTGTTTCTACTGTGGAACTCGTGTGTTTCTACTGTGGAACGCGTGTGTTTCTACTGTGGAACTCGTGTGTTTCTACTGTGGAACGCGTGTGTTTCTGCTGTAGAACTCGTGTGTTTCTACTGTGGAACTCGTGTGTTTCTACTGTAGAACTCGTGTGTTTCTACTGTGGAACTCGTGTGTTTCTACTGTGGAACTCGTGTGTTTCTACTGTAGAACTCGTGTGTTTCTACTGTAGAACTTGTGTGTTTCTACTGTGGAACTCGTCTGTTTCTACTGTAGAACTCGTGTGTTTCTACTGTGGAACTCGTCTGTTTCTACTGTGGAACTCGTGTGTTTCTACTGTGGAACTCGTCTGTTTCTACTGTGGAACTCGTGTGTTTCTACTGTGGAACTCGTGTGTTTCTACTGTGGAACTCGTCTGTTTCTACTGTGGAACGCGTGTGTTTCTACTGTGGAACGCGTGTGTTTCTACTGTGGAACTCGTGTGTTTCTACTGTGGAACGCGTGTGTTTCTGCTGTAGAACTCGTGTGTTTCTACTGTGGAACTCGTGTGTTTCTACTGTGGAACTCGTGTGTTTCTACTGTGGAACTCGTGTGTTTCTACTGTAGAACTCGTGTGTTTCTACTGTAGAACTCGTGTGTTTCTACTGTGGAACTCGTGTGTTTCTACTGTGGAACTCGTGTGTTTCTACTGTGGAACGCGTGTGTTTCTACTCTCACAGAAGTTCGTGTCCACGACTCTCCGGCCCACGACCACCGGCCTCCTGAAGCTACGCACCTGGGCCGGCTGCGCCTCcttcgtggccgacttcctgtctctggAGCCGCTGGAGCCGCTGGTGGACCCGGTGAGCTTCAGTCtgatgcagagtgtgtgtgtgtgtgtgtgtatagatgtgtgtgtatctatatgtTAGTacatatgtgtctatgtgtgtatatatatatatatatacacgtgtgtgtatacatgtatatctctgtgtatctatatgtgtgtgtatctatatgtgtatatgtacgtgtgtatatacgtgtgtatattcgcatgtgtgtgtgtgagcatatgtgtgtgtgtgtgtctatatatgtgtgtgtatatatagaatgtatgtatctatacatatatgtgtgtgtatctatatttgtgtatctatatatacatgtgtgtatgtgtgtgtatctatacgtgtttatatatatatatatgtatgtgtgtgtgtgtgtgtgtgtgtatctatacgtgtatatgtatatatagatatatgtatatgtatatgtgtgtgtgtgtgtgtagcccaggttcctgctctcctccagccTGGTGCTCCAGGCCCAGAGGGCTTCCTGTCTGGCCTCCAGCACCCTGCTGTGCAGCCTGTTGCTCGGCAACAACTACGATGCGTACTGCGTGAGCGGCTACACCGTCAGGGAGGTGTGTGAGCTGGACCGCAGCGCGCtgcactgccccctgctggacgtgCAGGTACCTGTACAGGACTGGAGtaggacacgtgtgtgtgtgtgtgtgtgtgtgtgtgtgtgtgtgtgtgtgtgtgtgtgtgtgtgtgtgtgtgtgtgtgtgtgtgtgtgtgtgtgtgtgtgtgtgtgtgtgtgtgtgtgtgtgtgtgtgtgtgtgtgtgtgtgtatccggaGACAAAGCCACAGGAAGATAACACAGAGGTGTGTTATCAGTCTTTGATGCTCTGgtatggccgtgtgtgtgtgtgtgtgtgtgtgtgtgtgtgtgtgtgtgtgtgtgtgtgtgtgtgtgtgtgtgtgtgtgtgtgtgtgtgtgtgtgtgtgtgtgtgtgtgtgtgtgtgtgtgtgtgtgtgtgtgtgtgtgtgtgtatgaagggGGCGGGACATGTTCAATGTGTCTGGGCTTTGATTGACAGACGGAGGTCGCCGAGCAGGAGTCTCCGGAGGACAAGTACTTGGTGAAACCTCAGAAGGAATTCAAGAGTCGGTTTCTGACGCagcaagaagagaagaagaagcagcaggaagCAGAGCGCCAGAGGAAGCAGGAGGTAACCAGAACAACCAAGAGCCGCGGCGCCTGAACCCCCTCCGAcctccgacctctgacctcttcctTCACCAGCAGGAGATGGAGCAGCGACCCGCCGACCCCCTGTGGGGCCTGCGGGTGCACTGCTGGGTTCTGGTGCTGTCGGGCTGTCGGGGCGTCGAGGAGAACTTCTTCATCGACCCGCTGAGCGGGAGCTGCTTCGCCACCGGCCACGAGCACTTCCTGGGCGTGGAGAGCGTGTGGAACGAACTCAACTACTACGTCAACATGCAGGACTGCAGCCGCGGCTGTGCTGTGAGTCCACGGCCGCGAAGACACGCCACGTCTGTCCAGacgtgtctacatgtgtgtgtgtgtgtaggacatgacctttgacctggagGATCTGGCGACGTGGGAGCCGCTCCTCTACGGAGCGATCAGCAGGAAGCAGATTCTGCTGGAAGTTGCTAAGAGCAAAGAGGTCGAGATGATGAGCAAAACCACCCATAGTcctgaggaggtgtgtgtgtgtgtgtgtgtgtgtgtgtgtgtgtgtgtgtgtgtgtgtgtgtgtgtgtgtgtgtgtgtgtgtgtgtgtgtgtgtgtgtgtgtgtgtgtgtgtgtgtgtgtgtgtgtgtgtgtgttatacccTCATCTTGCGTAAAATTTCGCGAACATTTACACTTTAGTCACCTTTAcataatgcctcatttgcatatttaaaaattTCATAAAACTCCTTAAGAACTGTGTCTGAAGCTTTCTGCAGAGGGGTCAGAGCCTCattcatacacattttattaataCTATATCTTATGAAGCTTTATTACATTTCACCTCCTCAAACCGCCGCTGTCCGTTCTGCAGCACCAGGCGGGGCGCCGGATGCTTTGGATGCCGCGATCCTGGATCAGTCCCATCAGGATCTCaaaagaaggtgaagaagaaggtTCCTCTGTTCCCGTCACAGTAAAGATGGAGGACTTGACAaagctcttcctcctcagacCTGGAGAGACGCTGGCCGGGCCGGCAGAACCTGACCCGCTACAGGAAAGCCAAGCTGGAGGCGTTCGCTCCGTACCTGATGTCACACGGCCTGGTTCAGAGGCTGACCACATACAGGGACCTGGCCTGTGAGTGGACcctcatgtgttacagctgcattatctctcctgaccaccagggggcggctcctccggttgtatagaagtctctgcttcatgtgttaaagctgcattctctctactaaccaccagggggcggctcctctggttgtatagaagtctatgcttcatgtgttatttttttaaataatacagtattttatttgttttcattacaacgtgtgtgtgtgtgtgcgtgtgtgcgtgtgcgtgtgtgtgtgcctgtgtgtgtgtgtgtgtgtgtgtaggcactGAGGAGCTCACGGTGAAGGAGTGGTATCAACACAGAGACGACCGCCTGGAGGAGGTAGAGGTCAACAAGGTCGACGGCTTCACCATCGAGCGCTTCAAACGTGGACGACGTTTTCACCTTTTACGTAAATATTAATAACGATATAATATTAATGTTAAAGTCAAACATTCTGGGGAAGCCGACCGGCTGCTGGACGCGTGAagcctcctcctcagtccacagGTTCTCGTCCCAGAGCGGTGAGCACGAGATGCTCTTCAGCAGCGCTCACATGGAGGATCTGGTGAGGAGGCTGCTGTTGCCGGGCGAAATGACGGAGACCTTCAACGGCCGCGGGGACCGCCTGTTCTACCGACACGTCGTCTTAGAAGACCAGCAGCcaaaggtgtatatatatatatatatacatatgtatatatgtatatatataaatgtataaatatgtatgtaaataatatatatacatacatatatatatataaatgtattaatatatatgtaaatatatatatatacatttatatagacatccatataaatatatatatacgtaaatatatatatatacataaatatactctatatatacatgtatgtatgtatatacgaTATAGAccaatgtatatgtatatacatatatatgtttatgaggatgttgaagatgatgatgatgatgatgatggtgattggtgtgtgtgtgtgttcgtgcaaACAGAAAGTGGTGGAGCATTTCCACAGGAACCAATCCAAACTGGCCTCCGATGACGTGGCCAAGCGAGTGTTCTTATTGGACCTGAACCAGATCGAGTTGACCTACCATCTCGAGGACGACGGGTTCATCGCCGCGACGAGGAGCATCGATATTCCGAATCTGCGCACGCTGACGAAGATGGACTTGGCCCGGGACACGGCCCAGCtccagatggagagggagagggagacggggGTGGCCCGCTGCTCCAGGGTACagaacacaggaggaggagcctgactGAGCTGCTTCTGagagatcgtgtgtgtgtgtgtgtgtgtgtgtgtaggtggaacCCTCTCCGAAGCCCCTGAAGCATCTGTCCACCATTAAGATGCTGTACCACCTGATGGACGAGGAAGAGAAGATGCTTTTACAAATCGAAGATTCCCTGAAAGAGgtataaaaaaagatgaaggTGATGGGGTCACcactactcacacacactggggtCTCCACCACCAGGTGATGAGGTCTCCACCACCAGGTGATGGGGTCACcactactcacacacactggggtCTCCACCACCAGGTGATGGGGTCTCCACCACCAGGTGATGGGGTCTCCACTTTAATCTCCCGTGTGAGCAGATGAGAAAGTCCTGGCCTGCAGAGTGAAGGAGAAGCAAGACGTCCGGCTTCACTTCTCCCCGTGGACGGCAACCGGAGAAGCCAGGGCCCGCAGCCAGAGACAGGATAtggtgagaccccccccccccacacacaaacacacattgtcACCAATGTAATACTCGGTAAAAGGTAAGGCTTGGTGGGAACACACCTTCACCGCCGTAGGAGCGCCAGGCTGCCGAGGAGCAGCTGTGGCTGCAGCAGAGGAAGACGGACTTCCTGGCTCCCTTCCTGCTCCGGCTGGACGGCCCCGAGACGCTGAGCGCCGCCGACGCCGAGCGGCTCCACCGGGACGTCGTGGCCGACGGCAAGCAGAGGCTGCTGGAGAAGGCCGAGCTCATTCAGACGCTCTGGGAAGAGGTACCGTTACTACTGCAGAGACactactacaa
The window above is part of the Pseudoliparis swirei isolate HS2019 ecotype Mariana Trench chromosome 15, NWPU_hadal_v1, whole genome shotgun sequence genome. Proteins encoded here:
- the ccdc135 gene encoding LOW QUALITY PROTEIN: dynein regulatory complex subunit 7 (The sequence of the model RefSeq protein was modified relative to this genomic sequence to represent the inferred CDS: substituted 3 bases at 3 genomic stop codons) → MESEREETLKEEEEEEERVSGGEPTKEEDNEPLHGSAARELLLKLEQEAPESHRLNSHNESRLLAVAASFQRQFSQLHPARKPLLLSPLNECGVQKFVSTTLRPTTTGLLKLRTWAGCASFVADFLSLEPLEPLVDPPRFLLSSSLVLQAQRASCLASSTLLCSLLLGNNYDAYCVSGYTVREVCELDRSALHCPLLDVQTEVAEQESPEDKYLVKPQKEFKSRFLTQQEEKKKQQEAERQRKQEQEMEQRPADPLWGLRVHCWVLVLSGCRGVEENFFIDPLSGSCFATGHEHFLGVESVWNELNYYVNMQDCSRGCADMTFDLEDLATWEPLLYGAISRKQILLEVAKSKEVEMMSKTTHSPEEHQAGRRMLWMPRSWISPIRISKEDLERRWPGRQNLTRYRKAKLEAFAPYLMSHGLVQRLTTYRDLACTEELTVKEWYQHRDDRLEEVEVNKVDGFTIERFKRGRRFHLLLHRFSSQSGEHEMLFSSAHMEDLVRRLLLPGEMTETFNGRGDRLFYRHVVLEDQQPKKVVEHFHRNQSKLASDDVAKRVFLLDLNQIELTYHLEDDGFIAATRSIDIPNLRTLTKRTQEEEPDXAASERSCVCVCVCVXVEPSPKPLKHLSTIKMLYHLMDEEEKMLLQIEDSLKEVXKKMKKVLACRVKEKQDVRLHFSPWTATGEARARSQRQDMERQAAEEQLWLQQRKTDFLAPFLLRLDGPETLSAADAERLHRDVVADGKQRLLEKAELIQTLWEEGTRALQMKQQSFQENQSFQENQSFQEKLQQDEHDSYCSEKTLQIHVAKQRLRMHMEAAPLELQNLTVRLRNDPRLAPHLAPRLPAL